gagaaaagtttaaaaaaaaaaaaaaaaaacagaaaaagatccaCATTCTGTACACaactaataacaacaaaaaaagggacAAAACCCCACACGCTAAGACTAAAATTACAATAAAACTGTTAACTTCATccttttcaacttaaaaaaaatacaacaaatgcaGCAGTTGGTGATGTGGCCCCTAACCCCGACCCCAGAGAGGTCGAAGCCGGGCTTGGTGGGAGGGCTCCTCGAGGCCCCAGGTGGGCGTCGGGAGGTTTTCACAGAACACTGCTCAGGCCACCACGGGGCTCCTTCTTCGCCCCTcgctttttcttctctgaacggtaagaggaggggagggaggacggGGTGGGAAAACGAAGGCCTCTGAGAAAACGTTGTCAGCTTCCCATGGGACTGCCAAGCAGGACAGGGTTGGATAAACCAAAAGGGCAGGCGGGCGTCACGTGGCAAGAAATGCTAAGGtcacaaaagaaaatagaacCAGACAGATACCCGGTTCGGAGTGGGGGGGCGCCCCCCAAGCCTCTGAGACTAGAGGCAGGGAAGGGGGCCGGAGGTGCTTCTACAAGCTCCCCCCCTCAACTCCTCGGGCCTTGGCTGATCCCTGGAGCCAAGGGCAACAGCGAGAGGTGTGCAGACTTTGGAGGAGGTGAGCTTTCCATCTGCTCCGGTGCATTTAGGTCTCTCGCTTGAGGGCTCCCTGGAGGAAGGGGGGGTGCCCACTCCCTCGCTCGCTCTTTAGCATCTGCCTTCCGCTCCctcaccgcccccctccccacagccATTGTAAAATGTGCTTTCTCAAGATTCTTGCAAaaacagagagaggaaggggagaggagggcagcTGCTGGCTCGTGAGGGTGGAGTGCGCGCCAGGCGGGTGGGGTGGGCGGGGCGGGCGGCGGTCCTGAAGCAGAGGGGAGGCTGGAGAAGAAGCCAGGCGCCGGGCAGCTGCCTCTCACTGACCGTCTGCCTTCGATTTCTTTGGCGCGGATTTCCTTGGAAGATGAGAGGCAAAGGTAAAAAAAGACAGGATCAGCGTGGGTCTGCATGGCGAAGCGAGTGGGACTCGGCCAGGGCTCCGGCTGCCCCCTAGGCTGGGCGGCCCCCTGCGTTTCAGGAGAAGCAGGGCCTGGCTGTCCCCACTGCTCCTTACTCTCAGGGTCCGCCTACTCCCGGCCCCAGAAGGCTCTTGGAAAGGCACCCCCTGCTTACATTTCTGGAGACGACATGGGCCGCTTGCTGGCCGGCTTGGCGCCAGAGCTGTCTTTACTGGTTTCTGAAAGCAGAGGAGGGGGAGTGGGCGGGCAGCCCCAACGCCGCCCAGCACAGTGCAGCCAGGCACCGAGTGTGCCAGCCCCTCCCATGGGCATGTGCCCCAGGGTCCCGGCCACCTGCATGCAACTCCCCAGGGCCATTCTGGACACAGCTTAGAGGCCTCTGCTGTTGTCCCCCCGACTGACAGAGCAGCCCGAAGCCTGggcacccaccccccacctccaggtCCTGTTGGCCCTTCCCGTGCCCAACCCCCTCCAACAGCCCCCCAAGGAGCTTTCTGCACAGCACCAGGCGAGGTGAGGGATCCACCCACTCCAGAGGGTCAAGCTCACCAGGCCAGCAGCTGGCAAGAGCTATCCCTCTCCAGAGTGagccccacacacacccaccttGCAACCACCTGACTTGGGTGGCTGGGCCGTAGCCCTTCTCATTGCGGGCAGCAATGCGGAAGATGATGGCGGGCTTGGTGGTGTAGTCAATGTGGGCGTTGGAGAGGCTGGAGGACTGCACGAGGCAGGAGGGGCTGGGCCCGCAGTACACCCGCATGAAGGCCAGCTGCGCCGGGGTCGAGCTCTTGGTCTCACCACCGGCCTGCGCGCTCTGGATGGCCAGGTACACTGAATACTCGATGATCTTGCCGGAGGTCACAGAGGGTGGCTCCCAGGTGAGGTGAGCACCGTCTGGACTCTGgaacagaggaagcagagaccgAGGGGGCCGTCTTCGGCCTCTGTGACTTATTCCTCCCCTGCCCATCAGAGGACAGAGAACCTAGACTGAGTCGAAGCTTTCAGAACTGACAGTTCCTTCTTCACCCCTCTCCTAACAGAACAAACCTATTTCACAACAGAGCTCAAGGAGCTCCAAAGAGATGGCTTCGTCTACCCCCACCTGGAAGGCAGCCTGTCATAATGGCAAAATGAACCAGGACACCAAACACTTTCCTAGACCTGTTCTGTCACCTAACAAATGTCTTGTTATTTAGCCTCTTggtgcctcagtctccccatcaaaaaaatggagagaaccACAGGCCCAGACCTCGTCAGGGAGTTTAGGCATTAGAGGATTGATTAGGTAAAGGAGCACGTTAGTCACGGCTCACGCTGTGTCAGAGACAGAGAGGACCAGAAGCTTCAGCCCAGACCCACCGGACTCTGCCTACATCTCAGGGGCCCTTCCCAAATCACCCCCGCCCAGCCCAGCAAAGAAGAAAGCCCCACAAGCACGGGCTTAGCTGAGGACAGAGGCTGATTTCACAAGACTTACTTTGCTGATTTTAATGGCACACGGGGCCCCCGGGAAGCCAGGCAGACACGTTTTAAAGGCTGAGATCTCACTGAAGGGCCCCCGGCCGCAGGCATTGATCCCGGCGACGCGGAACTTATAGGCAGTGCCTGGCTGCAGCTCCTGCTTCTTTAGCTGGTTGTAGTCGGGCACGGTGCCCGAGTCATCCTACAGGGACAGATCAGGCGAACAGGAGAGATGAGAGTGACATGGATCCCACCGACAGGGTTGCAGGAGTCAGTGGAGCACTTTTCCACCACGGGGACGGTGGGGTGGGCAAAGGGCAGCCATGGCAGCCCCATCATGACCCAGGGGGGTCAGGGCAAGGGGGGCCAGGGCTGAGCTTTGCCACTGCTTCAAAGGCTGCAagggggatggggtgaggaggggtCAGCCCTGAGATGCAGAGAGCATCCCTTAGATTCACAAATCCCTGCCCACCTGAGGGTGTTGGCTCCCAGGAATACATACATCAGTCGGGACAGCGTCTTCAGGTGGCAGGAAATAGTGTGTCACCATCACATTGGTACCCTTAATGACCCCCACGTCAAACCACTGGTTCTCCTTCTTTACAGGGGCTTTGCTAGGTGGCGGTGGCAGGTCTGGCTTCTGGCAGGCAGAGAGGGAGAAGAGATCAGGACACCCTCCGAGTCCGGATCCATTAGCCCGCTTCACCTCGTCACTCCAGACTCACCACACCCAGGGACTCAATGCCATTAGCCACTTCCGTCAGGGTGGCCGCGGCCTGCAGCTTCGCGGGGCTGGCCACAACGACCGGCTGAGGGGCCACAAATGTGTTGGACGGGGCCAGGCCTGGGAAGGAAAACAAGGTGTCAGCAGGAAAGGCCCCAGAGACCGGGCTTCTGCACAGGAGCCCCTCCCCCGGGCTACACAACCGGGCCCGTTTCTACCCCGAGGGACCTGGGACCCCACTCACAAGACTTTCTTCCCCAGTCAACTGACTTCCCCAGGGGCGCGAGGCTGCAGGCCAACCCACCCATGGCCAGGCAGGGCCCCACGTACTCTCAGTGGCCGTGGGGGGCAGCAGGCCCACGGTGCTGGGCACAGCCCCGGCCAGCTCATTGAGGCAGTTGCTCTCGATGGTCGGGTCATTGAGGCTGTCAGCGGGGGCCAGCGCTTCCGTGGgcaggtggtgctgctgctgctgggcctgtgcttcctggagctgctgctgctggaccAGGGCAGCCAGCTCCTGCTGCGTCAGCACGATGGGGATAGTGGTCGCCTGGCCTTCCTGGCCCTCGGCCGACAAGTGGCTCAGCTCTGCCTGTGTCACCGCCGCGGCCGCCTCTGAAGTATCCATGGGCTCCCCGGTGCCTGCTCCAGGGGCAGAAGACAACGACTCAGGAGGGACGCCAGCCCCAGCTTCCCACCACCACTGCCCTCAGAGCGACGGGCAGGATCCGTAGACACCAGCTCTCAGAGCCTGTCCCCCAGacctctcctctgccctccccctggCAAGACCCGCCTCCTGCCTGCGTACCAAAGTCAGCCCCCATCCCGGTTAGGCCGTACTGTGCCATCCTGGTGGCAAACAAGCTCCCTTTGCTCAAGTCACCTGGAAGGAGGCACCTGAAGCGCGGTTTGTTACCCCTGAGCAGGCTGTCCCTCCCTCAGGGCTAACCCCAGCCTCAAGCGAAGACAGCCTGCTGAGCCAGCTGGCCTACGCGCAGCACCTACCCATGACAGCCTGCTGTGCGGCCTGGAGCACGGCCTGGATGGCCAGGGCCTGGGCCTCCTCTGTGGCTGCAGCCTGAGCGGCCgcttcagcagcagcagtcactgccAGCTCCTCTGGGGTGAGCCCTGTCACCATGAGGGTGGTGGTGCCCGCCTGGGCCTCGGCCATCAGCTCTTGGGGGAGAGACAACTGGTCTACTTCGGACTGGGTAGGCGGCGGTGGCTGGACCACCACGGTGGCCACCACAGCCGAGCTGGCAGGCTCCTGGCCCGAAGACGGGTCCCCTGTACTGCTCAGATCCACGGCGGCCTGGAGCTCAGGGCTCTGGGAGGCTGACAGGACCTCGGCGGAGTCCCCCACCAAGGGCGCGGAGGCAGGCTGCAGGAGCTGCCGTGGTGGAAGCTGCTGGCGTGGCCCTGGAGAGGCCTGGAGCTCCTCTGGGGGCTGCAGGATGTCAACAGCAGAGAAGGGCATGTCAGAAGTTTCTGTGTTGGCTATGGTCACTGTAATCGTGGCCGGGATGGGGACTTCGGTGGTCAGAGCCCCTGGGGCAGTCTCAGTCACAGATGAGATCTTCTAGAAAGGGAGAGAAGCCCCTgtcagaggggaggagaggaagacCGAAACCAGGCAGGCCTTCATCTCTCCCTGTGGGCTGGGATCTGCATTCTCAATGGGTTGCCACAACCCTGCTTGACAGACAGGAACAGTAGGTCACTGAGCAGCAGGGCGCATGGCAAAAGGCGGCGAGACCCCCGACCTGCCGGCCCATTTTAACTCATCCCCAGAGAGACCCCTTGATCTCACAAAAGGGGCACAACTCCTGCTGTGCCACGCCATAGCCAAGTGATGAGCCACAGGAACCAGCTACAACAATAAAATCACCCATAGGACACCCACCAAGGATTGGGGCCTCCTGTGCCCTGCCCTGTCAGTCAGGCGAGAAACTGCCCTTTTATGGTCTGGAAAAGGAGCCAGGAGCGGCACGTGCCTGGAGCAACAGCACCACCTGTTGTCCAGTTCAGGAACAACATGGGCCCAGGCACACCAGGTCGCAGGGACCCTCCTGGGCTCTTACCGGCACCGAAGGGCCTGGGACTGGCGTGGACTGTGTCACGGTGGTCACGGCCCGCGTCAGCGTGGAAGACACTGTTGTCGTGATGGGACTGGAACTGGCGATATTCACACTGTCGCCCTGGGTGCTCTCCACCTCTCCCTGGTCGCCGGCAGGCGGTGGGGTGTCTGGTGGGACAAGCAGAGAGTGGGGTGACAGGCCCTCCTCTAGCAGGGCTAccacccagctctgccaccaggAAACACGGTTGCCTGGAAGACCTGCCTGTAACGAGCAACTGGGTTCCAAAGAACTGAACTGCGGGCCTCTCGGTGAGCCCTGGGCCCGGGAGCCCGTGGGGACCCAGCTGGTTGCGTCCACCTACCTTGGTTGGAACTCATGTTGGAGGTGACAGTGGTGGCCGTGTGCGTAGTGCCTGTCTCGTGCGTCTCACAGGGCGGGTTGGAGCACACCCTTTGCGTCGGGAAAGGAGTGAGCAACGAAGCACCGGCCTGAGGGGCGACTGCGGGTGGCACTGCCACCTCCAGGCTGGACTCCAGGGTCCTGTGGGAGGGGGCGGCATCCGGGAGCAGGGCACCCAAGCTGACGGACATGGTCGTGCCAGTGGAAGCGGTCTGGTGCGTCTCACAGGGCCGGCTGGCAGGAGGCTGCTGCCCGCCCTCTGGCTGGCCTGCAGCCCCTCCTGATGTGGCCgtggtgggtgtgtgggtggTGCCCGTCTCGTGGGTCTCACACGGAGGGTTGGAGCAGACCTGGGTCACGGTGGCCGAGGGGCACAGCAGTGCCTCCAGGGCCGCGGCAGTCACAGAGGCGCTGGCTGAGCTCTCGTACACAAGTGTGGGGGCCCCCAGCAGCTCGTGGGGCTCCCCGGCACTCATGGCGGAGCGGGCCACAGTAGCCGTGTTGGTCGTGTGCGTGTGATGCACCTCCAGCTGGCGCCCCACAGACACCAGCGGGCCCAGGCCGGCAAGGGACCTTTCCTCGCCACCGGGCCTGACTTGGGCACTCAGTGGCCCCAGCTGTAAGAGAGCAGCACCGCGGCCAGCGGCCTCGAGGGCCACGCTTGGTCTGAGGAGCGGGCCGGCCAAGCACGGGGCCCCGGTGGCCATCACAGTCATGGTGGTGCTGGTCGCACTGGTCTGACGGGTTTGGCACGCGGGCTTGATGGAAACCTGAGCTCCCTCTGACGCCCCGGCAGTCACGCTGACCCGGACCACGGTGGGAATGGTGGTGGCCGCGCAGGCGAGCCGGATGTCTCGCCGCGGCCCGCCTCCGATGCCAGACATGGCAGTGGTGGCTGTACTGGTGGTGCCGGTCTCGTGGGTTTCACACGGCGGGTTGGAGCAGACACGAACAACACTGCCATTCGGCTGGCCCACCGTGGAGGTCACGAGAGCAGCAGTGGCCTCCTGTCTGTCGCAGACAAACTGCACTTGGGTGGGCTGGGGGTGCCCCCCCAGATTAGCGACGACGGTGGTGGTGGCTGTATTGGTGGTGCCCGTCTCGTGGGTTTCGCACGGCGGGTTGGAGCAAACCAGGGTCACGGTGCCAGGCTGCACATCACCCTGGCCTGAATCAGCGATGGTGACTGTGGCCGTGGGCTGTTCTGTAGTAGGGGAGGCCAGAATGGACACTGGGAGGTCGTGCACAGGCTGGGCCTCCACCCCGCTGGGGGCCGTTATCAGAGTCACCTGGGTAGGCTGGGAGACAGGCTGGGGAGAGGGCACACAGGGAGTTAGTGCTGCTGCCCATCCTCCCGTGTCTGCCCCTGCCACCTACCTGCGGTTCCCCCTGGGATCAGCGACTTGGCAGCTAAAGCAAAAACCCTGGCAAGTCTAGGACCTGCTCACCCTCACTCCAAGACACTGACTGGCTCAGGGACCAGAAAAAAGGAACCAGGAAGAGGTGGAGGAGCGGGGCCTAGGCTGGGGCAAGCCCTCggtcgggtgggggtggggggaaacctGGCTGACCCCGTGCTGTGCTAAGGCCAGCTTCACCACTTCACCAGGAATTCAGCTCAATATGCAAAAACCTAGTGCTCAAACGCTAAACACGGCTGAGATATATCGTCTCAACCCGACAGACTAGCAGGCAGTGACTAAGAATCGTGATTATGCACCTCCAGGGTAACCATCCTACGGGTTCCACATGTGGGAGGGAAACCAAGGGCCTGGCGGCACACTGCAGCTCCAACTGCCCTACCTGCATGGTTATGGTGGGTGTGGTGAGCCCAGCGGCCGCTGTCAGCGTCGTCTGCGCCGCAGACACAGTGATGGCAGTGGGGTTAATCACCTGGCTTGAGAGGGTGGCGATGGTGCCCAACGTGGTGATGGGCGTGGCCAGTGAGGCGCTGGTGCTATGGCCCCCGGCTCCGGCCAGGCTGGTGGAGACGGTGCCTGTCACCGTGCCCAGGGTCGTGACGCCTGGAGGCGGGAAAGGGCAGGGGCAGGCGGTCAGCAGCTGGTGCGGCTGTTCTCCCCAGGTGAGTGGGGCCGGGGTACACCCCGACCCTGCCCTTGCGGCCCCGCACCCCGAGGCCTCCATACCTGTGGTGCCCTTGACAACCAGTGTGGTGACAGCAGGCTTGACAGCAGAGACAGTAACAGGGGTGACCAGGCGGACGCCCCCCATAGGCACGGTGCGGAGGATGGTGCCTGGCTGGCCAGGTGCGCCCttcagcaccacctggaaaaccgGAGAAAAGGGCCCCTGTCACTTGGGGGCTGGCCAGAACAGACCCTGTGCTGCCCCTCCCAGGCTCCGGGTGGCCTGCTGCGGTCCCAGGCTGGACCCTCAGGAAGACAGGGCCAGGCACACCTCACCTGGGTCACTCCTTGCTGCCCGTGACCCGTAGCGATTTTGGGAACAGCCGTGATGATTTTGGCAGGGGCTCCAGTTCCAGAAGTCATCACCTTGGTGGTGATAATGGTGATGGGTGACTTGATGCCGGCACTGCTAGTCACGCCTAGAGGAGAGGGGGGCATCCTGGCTTCAGGAAGGGCCAGGCGACAGTGCTGGCCTCCCACCCGGGCCCGCTTCTCTTGGGCCCTCTTTTCAAATAGTTACGCCTGTTGCCCCTCAATTAAAACAAAGAAGTACAAACTACAGCCATACCCTTACTACCTCCTGACAAATCGTAAAGAAGAGGCAAGGGCAGAGCAGACGGGAAAATCTTACATAAGAGGCAAAGAGAGGGTAGAGCAGCAGAGAGGAAAATCTTAAACAAGAGGCAAAGAGAGGGCAGTGCAGAGTGAAAAACCTCAATGGAAAGATGTTGCACACTGGCTACCCCCTCACCTGCTTTCTCCCCAGCACACCGGGGAAGGCCCCTACCCGTGGCGCCCGCCTGTGTGATGATGGCTgacatggggatggtcttaatgaTAGTGGTGGTGCCGGGCTTGGTGGTGCTGGGGGACACACTGCTGATGCCCAGGATGGTAGGCTTAGTCCCTGCCCCGCTGGCCTGCGTGGTTGTGATGATGGTAGTGGGCTTGCCATCTGCAGACGTCACCAGCTTCAGGATGGTCCCGGCTGGCAAGGGTCCTTTGGTCTGTAAGGGGAAAATGAAtgggggaaggctgagatgaaTGGGCATCACTGCCAGGATGCAAAGTGTGGCTTTGTTGTCATCATCGAATTTTAAATGAAGTCTGGTTGCTCTACGAtactgtgttagcttcaggtgtctAACAGAGTCAGTCAGTGATACACATATGTATCTGTCATTTTTAGAAGAACTGCAAGTTTAATGGTGAGTCTGGTCTGCCCAGGATTCATTGCCAGCCCAAACAGCTTGCACTATTCTGAAGACTGCAAGTAACAGAACCAAGCAACAGGACCTTCTGAGCCACTCAAACTCATGAGATCTTGTCTAGGCAGGGTCCTAGTCTAGGGTCCACGAGCTCACCTGGATGATCTGAGTCACTGGGCCTGTGGATGCCTGGCCTGTGACTGCCGAAGTCTGAACCGGTTTGGTCTGGACCactgacattactttgcccagatTGGAAATCTAAAAATGAAACGACAGCGCACCAAAATAAGTGATTCAGAGACCGGTCAAGGGCATGGCCTGGGCTGGGCGTTCCTGGTGCTGGTCACTCACTAGAGCACTGCCTCCTGGGACCGAGATGGGGCTCTTCACCAGGGTGATGGTCTTGGTAACCCCACCCACCACTGTGGTCACCACCTGGGCTTGCTGGGCCACTGTCACGGTTCCGGACTTGTGTACGGTGATGATGGGACGGGTAGATGTGTTGGCAGCAGAAGAGACGGAAGTCCCCACCTGGGCAGCTGCAGTCTTCAGCATGCGAGTGGCTGGGTTGCTCACCTGGAGATCGCAAAGAAgagtggtgggtgggtggggggaagagCTGGCCCCTGCGCATTTGTGTATGTCTACCAAGCTCAGTTTTGTTCACCTCTCCTTTAGCGAAACAAAGGAGGTCACTGGGCCACAGGTCTGGCTACAAGGCTGCCACACCCCCATGGCTGCCAGCTTATTCCCCAACCCCCACCGAGCACCAACCACAGACCTCCATCCTCTATGGTTGGTCCAAAGGCCAGAAGCAGTGACCACTGTCTAATGATGGTGCCCAGAAGCCCTCGGCCCCAAGGCTGTGGGCTCTGAACCAGCCCCGAGGAACGCTCACCATGACTGGCGAGGAGGCCACCTTCACAGTGGCTGGGAGCGTGGTGGTGCCCGGCGTCACGGCCACAGTTTTGACGATAGTGGTGCCAGCCGGGACACTCAGGACTGTGGGTGCCGAGGAAGGAGGGATCTTCTGGGTGGCAGCAGCCGCGGCTGCCAATGCAGCCATGCCACTCATCTGTGGGCTGCTGCCAATGACCTGCAAGGGACACAAGGAGCTTGAGCCCACAGGGAGCACCAGACCTGAGGCAGCCCCAATCCCTGCTTCCTGGAGCAGCACCTCTTGGCTTTGAGGACGGCCAGGCGCTGCTCTACTGACCCCAGACCTGGACTCCCACCATCAACCAGGCCCACGTCAACCCCCAGCTGGCTAGCTTCTCCcctcagaaaatacatttttaaaatgccctTGAGATCAGATGGCGAGGAGACCATTCTGAGGTGTCAGCTTACTAATCCTGAAGTTAGTGATGAAAGATCGCCTCATCAGCACTCTCCAGACCTTGGATGAAAGGTGCTAGCACAGGGTGGGAGTCAAACCCCGCCAGTGCGCCACTACCAGGAACATCCCACCGCGCCCTGCCTGGCTCCTTACCGTCCCCTGGGCGCTCTGTGTAGGCACAACCATCCGCACGCCTGCAGGAAGGGAAGTCACAGTCACGGGGGCTTTCCCAGCCTGGCTGGCAGGTCGCATGGTGACCAACGGGGTTCCCGTGGTAGCCTGAGGACCAGTCACTTTCAGCACAGCCGGGACACCTGCTCAGAGAAGGAGCCGAAGTGAGCGACTTCCAGGACCTGCTTGGGCTTCAGCTCCCGCCCTTCCAGCACTGTTTGGGGACAGTCTCCGCAGGTCAGGACCAGGCCCCCGCAGCAGCACTCAGCCTCCGGTCTGCACTAATGGCCTCCAGGCGTGTGGTCTAGCAGCCCCCGCGCAGGCATGCCACCTCCGGGTGAGCCAGTTCCTGCCCTCAAGCGCCCGGCTCACCTTGAGTCCTGGCTGCGGCGGGCACGGAGATTGAGCTGCCAGGCACCGTCGGCAAGAcctggatggtggtggtggtcggGGGCGCGGCAGCAGCCTGGGGCAGGAGCGTGATGCCTACTTGGGTCAGCGGCTGCACGGCAGGTGCGGCTGCTGCTGGGGCAGGGCTCTTGGGAGGATTGGCAGGCACAGACGGGACTGGATTGGGTGTGGGGGAGGTGGCAGTGGCAGCCGTGGCAGGAATGTCATATTTCTGGAGCTGCAGAAGGTAACTGTCGGCTGTCGCCACGGCCCCCCAGCTCACCTCCAGAGAGTTAGTGTTGGCTCGCACCAGCTGTACCCGGGCTGGAGGTGGCGGCTTCTCTGTAAGAGAGCATCACTGGTGAGGAGGGAGAGGCAGACACTTCGGGGGTGGGTGTGGCAGCTCTCCTCCAGTTAGCCTTACCCGTTTCCAGGTACCAGAGGTCCTTGCAGCAGACCTGGTTATTCCAGGCCTTTCGGTAGCCGTCACGCCCACTCCAAATGTAAAGGCGGGTATTGATGGCTACCGCACAGTGGCCGGCACGGGCCCGGGGAATATTGTCTTCCAGCGTATCCATCAAGATGGTCTCCCAAGCCATGGTATCTGGGGAGGACAGGATGTGAAGGTCAGCAGGGGACAGAGGAACCGACAACCCTCAGGGGCTCTTTGGCCTTTTGCTGTCAGGGATGGGGAATTAAAATCAGGAAGTCATCCAAGATTACTAAAGTaagatgaagacaaaaacaaaaaaaatacaattctGCATGGCAAAAGACTGTACGAAATTAGAAACCACGAACTATAAACTGGGAAAACTACATGAAAAACACAGTCAAAGGTTCCCCTTCTTGCACATGGAGCAACACAAAAGCTTCTAGAAAGAGATGGGCAAAGAGGAACGCAAGTTACGGAAAACGTGACAGAAgatctcagaaaagaaaaatacatacccTCACTCAAGATAAGAGAAAGGCAAACTTAACCCAGAAGGTGCCTGGCAGCTTGATGTTCCTTTTGCTGCAGCCAGGGTTGAGGGTGAGCCAGGGGAGGGGACCTGGGGCTGGCCCGTGGGAAGTCAAGCACCTACTGGGCTTGGTGAAGAGTGTATGCTTTGCCGGCCCGGTGAGCACCGCTAGGGACATCTGCATGTCCGGTAATATCCCCCTGCCGGCAAGGCTACCTCTAGGTTGTCCCCCTTCGGATACACCTGCACGTGGCGAGAACGGTGCAAGGATACTCACGGAGCAGCGTCGGTGCAAGTTTTGACACCACGAGCGCAATTCAAAAGAATGAGCCACTCGCCCTGCGGGGATGGGATGGTCTCCGGGACAGAGGAAACACAAGGGCCAGGCACTGCACTGCGTAGAGCAGGCCGCCATCCTGTGTGCTCCGTTTTTAAGGAACCTATAGGCAACGCTCGCATTTATAGCACGGTCCCTGCAGCGTGGGTGAGAAACCACCAACAGGAGACGAGAGGGAGGCACTGCATGGTTACACCAGTGAGGAAGAGCCTATTCAAAACACGCCAAGGAGCGTCCCTCAGGGCGCTTGGACCAATGGCTACGCCTCGCGGAGTTCTAGTGGCACAGCCTAGAAGCAGCTCGGCCCCCTGCGCCCCCAACACAGCCCGCAGGCCGAGGTGGGCCGGCCTCCCGCAGCCCTCTGCAGGCCGCGCTGAGCCCGAGGAGGCCATACCCAGGTTGAGACAAGCCAGA
This DNA window, taken from Bubalus kerabau isolate K-KA32 ecotype Philippines breed swamp buffalo chromosome X, PCC_UOA_SB_1v2, whole genome shotgun sequence, encodes the following:
- the HCFC1 gene encoding host cell factor 1 isoform X5, which codes for MASAVSPANSPAVLLQPRWKRVVGWSGPVPRPRHGHRAVAIKELIVVFGGGNEGIVDELHVYNTATNQWFIPAVRGDIPPGCAAYGFVCDGTRLLVFGGMVEYGKYSNDLYELQASRWEWKRLKAKTPKNGPPPCPRLGHSFSLVGNKCYLFGGLANDSEDPKNNIPRYLNDLYILELRPGSGVVAWDIPITYGVLPPPRESHTAVVYTEKDNKKSKLVIYGGMSGCRLGDLWTLDIETLTWNKPSLSGVAPLPRSLHSATTIGNKMYVFGGWVPLVMDDVKVATHEKEWKCTNTLACLNLDTMAWETILMDTLEDNIPRARAGHCAVAINTRLYIWSGRDGYRKAWNNQVCCKDLWYLETEKPPPPARVQLVRANTNSLEVSWGAVATADSYLLQLQKYDIPATAATATSPTPNPVPSVPANPPKSPAPAAAAPAVQPLTQVGITLLPQAAAAPPTTTTIQVLPTVPGSSISVPAAARTQGVPAVLKVTGPQATTGTPLVTMRPASQAGKAPVTVTSLPAGVRMVVPTQSAQGTVIGSSPQMSGMAALAAAAAATQKIPPSSAPTVLSVPAGTTIVKTVAVTPGTTTLPATVKVASSPVMVSNPATRMLKTAAAQVGTSVSSAANTSTRPIITVHKSGTVTVAQQAQVVTTVVGGVTKTITLVKSPISVPGGSALISNLGKVMSVVQTKPVQTSAVTGQASTGPVTQIIQTKGPLPAGTILKLVTSADGKPTTIITTTQASGAGTKPTILGISSVSPSTTKPGTTTIIKTIPMSAIITQAGATGVTSSAGIKSPITIITTKVMTSGTGAPAKIITAVPKIATGHGQQGVTQVVLKGAPGQPGTILRTVPMGGVRLVTPVTVSAVKPAVTTLVVKGTTGVTTLGTVTGTVSTSLAGAGGHSTSASLATPITTLGTIATLSSQVINPTAITVSAAQTTLTAAAGLTTPTITMQPVSQPTQVTLITAPSGVEAQPVHDLPVSILASPTTEQPTATVTIADSGQGDVQPGTVTLVCSNPPCETHETGTTNTATTTVVANLGGHPQPTQVQFVCDRQEATAALVTSTVGQPNGSVVRVCSNPPCETHETGTTSTATTAMSGIGGGPRRDIRLACAATTIPTVVRVSVTAGASEGAQVSIKPACQTRQTSATSTTMTVMATGAPCLAGPLLRPSVALEAAGRGAALLQLGPLSAQVRPGGEERSLAGLGPLVSVGRQLEVHHTHTTNTATVARSAMSAGEPHELLGAPTLVYESSASASVTAAALEALLCPSATVTQVCSNPPCETHETGTTHTPTTATSGGAAGQPEGGQQPPASRPCETHQTASTGTTMSVSLGALLPDAAPSHRTLESSLEVAVPPAVAPQAGASLLTPFPTQRVCSNPPCETHETGTTHTATTVTSNMSSNQDTPPPAGDQGEVESTQGDSVNIASSSPITTTVSSTLTRAVTTVTQSTPVPGPSVPPPEELQASPGPRQQLPPRQLLQPASAPLVGDSAEVLSASQSPELQAAVDLSSTGDPSSGQEPASSAVVATVVVQPPPPTQSEVDQLSLPQELMAEAQAGTTTLMVTGLTPEELAVTAAAEAAAQAAATEEAQALAIQAVLQAAQQAVMGTGEPMDTSEAAAAVTQAELSHLSAEGQEGQATTIPIVLTQQELAALVQQQQLQEAQAQQQQHHLPTEALAPADSLNDPTIESNCLNELAGAVPSTVGLLPPTATESLAPSNTFVAPQPVVVASPAKLQAAATLTEVANGIESLGVKPDLPPPPSKAPVKKENQWFDVGVIKGTNVMVTHYFLPPEDAVPTDDDSGTVPDYNQLKKQELQPGTAYKFRVAGINACGRGPFSEISAFKTCLPGFPGAPCAIKISKSPDGAHLTWEPPSVTSGKIIEYSVYLAIQSAQAGGETKSSTPAQLAFMRVYCGPSPSCLVQSSSLSNAHIDYTTKPAIIFRIAARNEKGYGPATQVRWLQETSKDSSGAKPASKRPMSSPEMKSAPKKSKADGQ